In Haloimpatiens massiliensis, the following are encoded in one genomic region:
- a CDS encoding ABC transporter transmembrane domain-containing protein — translation MSRYLKKYKVNLLLFGIFLILATLSSFFVPKIWGDYIDSLVSYKDIWMNIFYAFIVIAVVETISSYLSRYLRNKIANRITLDMIKNLTSHIIKLPTNFFKEQEVMYLSNRVNSDSFNLGDFTLKIISDASINI, via the coding sequence ATGTCAAGGTATCTAAAAAAATATAAGGTTAATTTACTGTTATTTGGGATATTTTTAATTCTAGCAACTTTATCATCTTTTTTTGTACCTAAAATTTGGGGGGATTATATTGATAGTTTGGTTAGTTATAAAGATATATGGATGAATATATTTTATGCTTTTATAGTAATAGCAGTAGTGGAAACTATATCTTCTTATCTAAGTAGATATCTTAGAAATAAGATTGCTAATAGAATAACTTTGGATATGATAAAGAACTTAACCTCTCATATAATAAAGTTACCTACAAATTTTTTTAAAGAACAAGAAGTAATGTATTTAAGTAATAGAGTAAATAGTGATAGTTTTAATTTGGGGGATTTTACTTTAAAGATTATATCTGATGCATCCATTAATATTTAA